A section of the Candidatus Moraniibacteriota bacterium genome encodes:
- a CDS encoding DNA translocase FtsK 4TM domain-containing protein → MGRKKKDQSEKKPDEKRREALGSDAKRGIAALFLLAFAILFLLSFIGQAGSFGLNVDQWVGVTVGWSKWLLIPLLPLIGYFIIRRHATNLSDIIRYFGLGFAFFAFLGLSHLFLGDTAKELRSVALAREGGGFIGYLFASLLSGAMGKIAAFVVLFTLFVSGVIAAFNVSLLHWFEHVTARFRKEPTEEVSIDGQESALISPAVADAALSLEGALKSAEISEPVPETIEGKVDAPAEQTAGNIQNIRFAENESTETATAAVKGVEGMSNGNGEEETVLVPAFIRPKRRRVQWELPPLELLAASDAKGGGGDIEQNKDIIIRTLKHFHIDVEPGEVQVGPTVTQYTFRPAVGVKISSITPLHNDLALALAAQHIRIEAPIPGKSLIGIEVPNKAKVNVRLREFLQSKEFRARHSNLTIILGQDVSGRYVYADLGRMPHLLIAGTTRSGKSVCINTLILSLLYQNSPEDLKFIFVDPKRVELSLYKGIPHLKTDVIVDNHKVVNALKWTVGEMERRYKALEAVGSRDISSYREKIARGEKKRVVDTETSEVREEELAPMPQVVIVIDEMADLMVAHGKEVESSIILLAQKGRAAGIHLVLATQRPEVNVVTGLIKANMPARISFKLKSNVDSRTILDTGGAEKLLGNGDMLYSSAETSTLQRIQGVFVSEDEVEKVVRFLERQKVEKGMDEIGEDFGGGDEHPIDLDGVGEADEDEHDPIYQAAKKLVVETQRASTTYLQTFLKIGYPKAARVMQTLEQRGVVGPEVNKKREVILKTLEEGKQYGDDPLSDQAEREKWQL, encoded by the coding sequence ATGGGGCGGAAAAAGAAAGATCAATCCGAAAAAAAGCCGGATGAGAAACGGCGAGAAGCGCTCGGGAGTGATGCCAAACGCGGTATCGCTGCTTTGTTTCTCCTGGCCTTCGCTATCCTCTTCCTCCTCTCGTTCATCGGGCAGGCAGGGTCTTTCGGTCTGAACGTCGATCAGTGGGTGGGGGTGACCGTGGGTTGGAGCAAGTGGTTACTTATCCCACTGTTACCGCTCATTGGTTACTTCATTATCCGGCGACATGCGACGAATCTCTCTGATATCATCCGGTATTTCGGATTAGGCTTCGCGTTCTTCGCCTTCCTTGGTTTGTCGCATCTCTTCCTCGGGGACACCGCCAAGGAATTGCGATCCGTGGCGCTCGCACGCGAGGGCGGCGGCTTCATCGGCTATCTCTTCGCGAGTCTTCTTTCGGGTGCGATGGGAAAGATTGCTGCGTTCGTCGTCCTCTTCACGCTCTTCGTCTCGGGAGTCATCGCGGCATTCAATGTGTCGCTCCTGCATTGGTTCGAGCATGTGACGGCGCGTTTCCGAAAGGAACCAACCGAAGAGGTGTCGATCGATGGACAGGAATCGGCGCTTATATCACCGGCGGTAGCCGACGCAGCGCTTTCGCTCGAAGGGGCATTGAAGTCGGCCGAGATATCAGAACCTGTACCGGAGACGATCGAGGGGAAGGTGGATGCACCTGCCGAACAAACAGCCGGCAATATCCAAAATATCCGCTTTGCTGAGAACGAATCAACAGAGACAGCCACAGCAGCTGTGAAGGGTGTTGAGGGAATGTCCAATGGGAATGGGGAAGAAGAGACGGTTCTGGTCCCGGCTTTTATCCGGCCGAAGCGACGACGAGTGCAGTGGGAACTCCCGCCACTCGAGCTCCTCGCAGCGTCCGATGCCAAGGGTGGTGGCGGCGATATCGAACAGAATAAAGACATCATCATCCGGACCCTGAAGCATTTCCATATCGATGTGGAGCCGGGCGAAGTCCAAGTCGGCCCGACGGTGACCCAGTACACTTTCCGGCCGGCGGTTGGTGTGAAGATTTCAAGTATCACGCCGCTCCACAATGATCTCGCCCTCGCCCTTGCCGCGCAGCATATCCGGATCGAAGCACCGATCCCTGGGAAGTCGCTCATCGGTATCGAGGTGCCGAACAAGGCGAAGGTGAATGTCCGTCTCCGCGAATTCCTCCAATCGAAAGAATTCCGTGCGCGGCACTCGAACCTGACCATCATTCTCGGTCAGGACGTCTCAGGCCGCTACGTCTATGCCGACCTGGGACGCATGCCGCACCTCCTCATCGCGGGGACGACCCGGTCCGGCAAGAGCGTCTGTATCAATACCCTCATCCTCTCGCTCCTTTATCAGAATTCACCCGAGGATCTGAAGTTTATCTTCGTTGATCCGAAGCGCGTCGAGTTGTCGCTGTACAAGGGGATCCCGCACCTGAAGACTGATGTCATTGTTGATAATCACAAAGTCGTGAACGCTCTGAAATGGACTGTCGGTGAGATGGAGCGGCGATACAAAGCGCTCGAGGCTGTCGGGTCGCGGGATATTTCCTCCTACCGGGAAAAAATTGCCCGCGGCGAGAAGAAGCGCGTCGTCGATACTGAGACGAGTGAAGTCCGAGAAGAGGAACTTGCCCCGATGCCACAGGTCGTCATCGTCATCGATGAGATGGCTGACCTTATGGTCGCCCATGGGAAAGAGGTCGAGTCATCCATCATCCTCCTCGCTCAGAAAGGTCGGGCAGCGGGTATCCACCTGGTGCTTGCAACCCAGCGTCCCGAGGTAAATGTCGTCACGGGTCTCATCAAGGCGAACATGCCGGCCCGGATTTCCTTCAAGCTCAAGTCCAATGTCGATTCGCGCACCATCCTCGATACGGGTGGAGCCGAGAAACTTCTGGGCAATGGTGATATGCTCTATTCTTCGGCCGAGACATCGACTCTTCAACGTATTCAGGGCGTATTTGTTTCGGAGGATGAAGTTGAAAAGGTGGTGCGTTTTCTCGAGCGACAAAAAGTTGAAAAAGGAATGGATGAGATCGGTGAGGATTTCGGCGGGGGAGATGAACACCCGATCGACCTCGACGGTGTCGGTGAAGCGGATGAGGATGAACATGATCCGATCTATCAAGCCGCAAAAAAACTTGTTGTGGAAACGCAGCGTGCGTCGACGACGTATCTCCAGACATTTCTCAAAATCGGCTATCCGAAAGCGGCACGGGTCATGCAGACGCTCGAGCAGCGCGGTGTCGTCGGGCCGGAGGTGAACAAGAAGCGCGAGGTGATCCTGAAAACTCTCGAGGAGGGGAAACAGTATGGTGACGATCCGCTGTCGGATCAGGCGGAGCGAGAAAAGTGGCAGCTGTGA